One window of the Thermogemmatispora onikobensis genome contains the following:
- a CDS encoding DUF92 domain-containing protein — MEKRSAHRFPWWWQFLAWLLVSSGISLLARRRGALSRSGVPAAIVTGTVTAGAGGWELGLSLIFFFLSSSFLSRFRQQQKATIAAEQSNKGSARDMLQVAANGGVATWCALRYGLRRRSVLSPVQVERTSCDPWLAAFGGALATATADTWATELGMLTSRPPRLITSGRPVAPGISGGVSWPGTLAAAAGALATGIVLQGLLALARLRPGGASEPDHSRPLPLATIAWLSGLAGSLIDSLLGATLQTIYRCPRCGQETEQRRHQRCGSLTQRVRGWPGVNNDVVNFLATLSGSLIAAVLSRCSAPQRGRG; from the coding sequence ATGGAGAAAAGGAGCGCCCACCGTTTCCCGTGGTGGTGGCAGTTCTTAGCCTGGTTACTGGTGAGTAGTGGGATTAGCCTGCTGGCGCGGCGCCGAGGCGCTCTCAGTCGCAGCGGGGTGCCAGCGGCTATCGTGACTGGCACGGTGACCGCCGGCGCAGGTGGCTGGGAGCTGGGCCTCTCCCTTATCTTCTTCTTCCTCTCCTCCAGCTTCCTTTCTCGCTTCCGCCAGCAGCAGAAGGCCACTATCGCGGCGGAGCAGTCCAACAAGGGCAGTGCTCGCGACATGCTGCAAGTGGCAGCAAACGGAGGTGTAGCCACCTGGTGCGCGTTGCGTTATGGGCTACGCCGGCGTTCAGTGCTCTCGCCGGTCCAGGTTGAGCGCACCTCCTGTGATCCCTGGCTGGCGGCCTTTGGGGGCGCTCTGGCAACGGCAACAGCCGATACCTGGGCTACTGAGCTAGGCATGTTGACGAGCCGTCCTCCCCGTCTGATCACAAGCGGGCGTCCGGTGGCGCCGGGCATCTCAGGGGGAGTCTCCTGGCCGGGCACGCTGGCTGCAGCGGCGGGCGCTCTGGCAACTGGCATAGTGCTGCAGGGCTTGCTCGCCCTGGCCCGGCTGCGCCCCGGCGGTGCCAGTGAGCCAGACCACAGCCGACCGCTTCCGCTCGCCACCATCGCCTGGCTTAGCGGTCTGGCAGGCAGTCTGATCGACAGTCTTCTCGGTGCCACCCTCCAGACCATCTATCGTTGCCCGCGCTGTGGGCAGGAGACCGAGCAGCGTCGCCACCAACGGTGTGGTAGCCTCACCCAGCGTGTGCGTGGCTGGCCGGGAGTCAACAACGATGTAGTGAATTTCCTGGCAACCCTGAGCGGGAGCCTGATCGCTGCTGTCCTCAGCCGCTGCAGCGCGCCCCAGCGGGGCCGGGGCTAG